One window of the Euwallacea similis isolate ESF13 chromosome 28, ESF131.1, whole genome shotgun sequence genome contains the following:
- the LOC136417350 gene encoding odorant receptor 65a-like, translating into MAYDNSRSSKQASFDSLRGEGGDSPSTIGEKGVESDEILVGCGDLVGYAIAYYCFLSHQQDIQSLIDDFDKFVQYSNTKVIEETEEKSTRYTKYMLYCVLVSLTSTYVWELLSLDSCIAQRGSDYYVKHDPCGMPVRNWYPFDTTHPGRFLFLYFIEIVIGYHVSVFFSLATIIIIESVDRSYAERVFKVFNILIIVYISLTSSLMAVICYQIINPEINSQDRIKYAILLSFWCVLVYLICYNGQIIQEESVKVSQAIYNSRWYKHDGVAIKLKSSIVFTLARSQRPLVFKSPLFGSISLFQFMSVVKLAYTYLTVLLAFTGDK; encoded by the exons atggctTACGATAATTCAAGAAGCAGCAAGCAGGCTTCCTTCGATTCGTTAAGAGGCGAGGGGGGTGATTCCCCAAGTACCATTGGGGAAAAG GGGGTTGAAAGCGATG AAATACTGGTGGGCTGTGGAGATTTAGTGGGCTACGCAATTGCTTACTACTGCTTCTTAAGTCACCAGCAAGATATCCAGAGTCTCATTGATGATTTTGACAAGTTTGTCCAATATAGTAACACCAAGGTTATCGAAGAAACTGAGGAGAAATCCACACGTTACactaaat ATATGCTCTATTGCGTTTTAGTGTCCCTGACTTCGACTTATGTCTGGGAGCTGCTTTCACTTGATAGCTGCATTGCTCAGAGag GATCCGATTATTATGTCAAACACGACCCTTGCGGAATGCCTGTGAGGAATTGGTATCCCTTCGATACCACCCATCCAGGAAGATTCTTGttcctttattttattgaaatcgtAATAGGCTACCACGTgtctgtatttttttctttggccaCTATTATCATCATTG AAAGCGTTGATCGTAGTTACGCCGAAAGGGTTTTTAAAGTCTTCAACATCCTAATTATCGTCTACATAAGCCTGACCTCATCCCTCATGGCGGTGATATGCTATCAGATAATCAACCCTGAAATCAACTCCCAAGACAGGATTAAATATGCCATATTGTTGTCATTTTGGTGCGTGTTAGTCTATTTGATATGTTACAATGGGCAAATTATTCAAGAGGAG TCTGTTAAGGTGAGTCAGGCAATCTACAATAGCAGATGGTATAAACATGATGGTGTTGCAATTAAGCTGAAATCGAGCATAGTTTTCACGTTAGCTCGCAGTCAAAGGCCCTTGGTGTTTAAGAGTCCGCTTTTTGGGAGTATTTCTTTATTCCAGTTTATGAGC GTCGTGAAGTTGGCTTACACATACCTTACAGTTCTACTTGCGTTTACTggtgataaataa